A part of Saccopteryx bilineata isolate mSacBil1 chromosome 8, mSacBil1_pri_phased_curated, whole genome shotgun sequence genomic DNA contains:
- the ADIPOQ gene encoding adiponectin has translation MLLLRAVLLLLVLPSHHLDATTEEPGVPLPLPKGVCSGWMAGIPGHPGHNGTPGRDGRDGTPGEKGEKGDAGLAGPKGDTGETGISGVEGPRGFPGVQGRKGEPGESASVYRSAFSVGLENRLTVPNVPIRFTKIFYNQQNHYDGTTGKFHCNIPGLYYFSYHITVYLKDMKVSLYKNDKAVLFTFDQYQDKDLDQASGSVLLHLEMGDQVWLQVYGDGEHNGLYADNVNDSTFTGFLLYHDTN, from the exons ATGCTGTTGCTACGAGCTGTTCTACTGCTGCTAGTCCTGCCCAGCCATCATCTGGATGCCACTACCGAAGAGCCTGGAGTCCCGCTTCCCCTGCCCAAGGGGGTCTGCAGTGGTTGGATGGCAGGCATCCCAGGGCATCCTGGCCACAATGGGACCCCAGGCCGTGATGGCAGAGATGGCACacctggagagaagggagagaaaggagatgcaG GTCTTGCTGGTCCGAAGGGTGACACTGGTGAAACTGGAATATCTGGGGTTGAAGGTCCCCGAGGCTTCCCGGGAGTCCAAGGCAGGAAAGGAGAACCTGGGGAAAGTGCCTCTGTATACCGTTCGGCATTCAGTGTGGGACTGGAGAACCGGCTCACTGTCCCCAATGTTCCCATTCGCTTTACCAAAATCTTCTACAACCAGCAGAACCACTATGATGGCACCACTGGCAAATTCCACTGCAACATTCCTGGGCTCTACTACTTTTCTTACCACATTACAGTCTACCTGAAGGATATGAAGGTCAGCCTCTACAAGAACGACAAGGCTGTGCTCTTCACCTTTGACCAATACCAGGACAAGGACTTGGATCAAGCCTCTGGCTCTGTGCTCCTCCATCTGGAGATGGGTGACCAAGTCTGGCTCCAGGTGTACGGGGATGGGGAGCACAATGGGCTCTATGCAGATAACGTCAATGACTCCACCTTCACAGGCTTCCTTCTCTACCATGATACCAACTGA